In Pseudomonas fluorescens NCIMB 11764, a single window of DNA contains:
- a CDS encoding NAD(P)/FAD-dependent oxidoreductase, giving the protein MFQQSNRHVASYYAHTCADRLLERAALEGEQDTDVLIVGAGFSGLHTALRLALAGKCVTLLEASRVAWAASGRNGGQAILGWSCDMPPLEAALGYERARRLWDGMRWAAQELRALPERHDFDCDYQAGHLWTSVLPRRVSLLTEWQHEASHKWGHDGLQFIPREQLPQWVASERYQAGLFYPEGGHLNPLKLALGLAAAIERAGGKIHEQSKALNYRQEGGRYVVTTEHGRIRSDVLVLACNAYLDRLDPKLSSCVLPVGTYQVATAPLPQAQATALLPSNACVTDNQFVLDYFRRTPDNRLLFGGGCTYLGGMPRDIAAATRPFLQRVFPQLKDVELEFAWGGHIDLTLKRTPDIGRRGDLYWLQGYSGHGVLPTLAGARAVSDAILGGPDELALYQGLVNGSFPGGKYMAAPLEAIGKAWYRLRDSL; this is encoded by the coding sequence ATGTTCCAGCAATCCAACCGCCACGTCGCCAGTTACTACGCCCACACTTGCGCCGATCGTCTGTTGGAGCGTGCGGCTCTGGAGGGCGAGCAGGACACCGACGTATTGATCGTCGGCGCCGGCTTCAGTGGCTTGCACACGGCGTTGCGACTGGCCTTGGCTGGCAAGTGCGTGACCTTGCTGGAAGCCAGTCGGGTGGCATGGGCGGCGTCGGGGCGCAATGGCGGTCAGGCCATTCTCGGTTGGTCGTGCGACATGCCTCCGTTGGAGGCCGCGCTGGGTTACGAACGTGCGCGGCGTTTGTGGGACGGCATGCGTTGGGCTGCACAGGAACTGCGGGCATTGCCCGAACGCCATGATTTCGATTGCGACTACCAGGCCGGTCACCTCTGGACATCGGTGTTGCCGCGTCGGGTGAGTCTGCTGACCGAATGGCAACACGAGGCCAGCCACAAGTGGGGCCACGACGGTTTGCAATTCATCCCGCGTGAGCAGTTGCCGCAATGGGTCGCCAGTGAACGCTATCAGGCCGGGCTGTTCTATCCGGAAGGCGGGCACCTGAATCCGCTGAAACTGGCGCTCGGCCTGGCCGCCGCCATCGAGCGCGCCGGCGGGAAAATTCATGAGCAAAGCAAGGCGCTGAACTATCGCCAAGAGGGTGGCCGCTACGTGGTCACCACTGAGCACGGTCGTATTCGATCCGATGTGCTGGTACTGGCGTGCAATGCGTATCTGGATCGGCTTGATCCCAAGCTGTCGAGTTGTGTGTTGCCGGTTGGCACCTATCAGGTGGCCACCGCGCCACTCCCGCAAGCGCAGGCGACTGCGCTGCTGCCGAGCAATGCTTGCGTCACCGACAATCAATTCGTGCTCGATTATTTCCGTCGTACGCCGGATAACCGGCTGCTGTTTGGCGGTGGTTGCACCTACCTGGGGGGCATGCCGAGGGACATCGCCGCGGCGACCCGACCCTTTCTGCAACGGGTGTTTCCACAGCTCAAGGATGTAGAGCTGGAATTCGCCTGGGGTGGGCACATCGATCTCACCCTTAAGCGCACACCTGATATCGGTCGCCGGGGCGATCTCTACTGGCTTCAGGGTTACTCCGGCCACGGCGTGCTGCCGACCCTGGCCGGGGCCCGCGCCGTGTCCGACGCGATATTGGGGGGGCCGGATGAGCTGGCCTTGTATCAAGGCCTGGTCAATGGCAGTTTCCCCGGCGGCAAGTACATGGCAGCCCCGCTGGAAGCCATCGGCAAGGCCTGGTATCGCTTGCGCGACAGCCTTTGA
- a CDS encoding NAD(P)/FAD-dependent oxidoreductase, with the protein MKKHILVIGAGFGGMWTALSATRLFDIHGHNDVEVTVLAPQAELRVRPRFYEPNAHQLAAPIGELFDAVGVKFIKGAAETIDVVQKRVGYIDASGAKQVCSYDKLVLATGSRLAIPATAGVVEHAFDVDQIEEAVRLENHLKSLASLPESKARNTVVVAGGGFTGIETATEMTARLRAILGDQTDVEVIIVDRGEKIGGSMGAEIAKSIEEASVETGVKWHLKASVLSVDANGVNLSDGQRIDAKTVVWTTGVRASSLTEQIPAERDHLGRLHVDSHLKVIGQEDIYATGDVAYAASDDIGNYALMTCQHAISLGRHAGNNVAAHILGVDPTPYSQPKYVTCLDLGSWGAVYTEGWDRQVKLVKQEGKNLKTQINTVWIYPPAADRAAALAAADPMIPVA; encoded by the coding sequence ATGAAAAAGCACATCCTGGTAATCGGCGCAGGTTTCGGTGGCATGTGGACAGCTTTGAGCGCTACGCGTCTGTTCGACATTCATGGTCACAACGACGTTGAAGTGACCGTTCTGGCCCCGCAGGCCGAGCTGCGCGTGCGTCCGCGCTTCTATGAGCCGAATGCGCACCAGCTGGCTGCACCGATTGGTGAGCTGTTTGATGCGGTCGGCGTGAAGTTCATCAAGGGCGCTGCAGAAACCATCGACGTTGTGCAAAAACGCGTGGGCTACATCGATGCATCGGGTGCCAAACAAGTGTGCAGCTACGACAAACTCGTTCTGGCCACCGGCAGCCGTCTCGCCATCCCGGCTACCGCAGGCGTGGTCGAACATGCGTTCGACGTTGACCAGATTGAAGAGGCCGTGCGCCTGGAAAACCACCTGAAATCCCTGGCCAGCCTGCCGGAAAGTAAAGCCCGCAACACCGTCGTCGTGGCGGGTGGCGGCTTCACCGGGATTGAAACGGCGACCGAGATGACCGCGCGACTGCGTGCCATCCTGGGTGATCAAACGGATGTCGAGGTGATCATCGTCGACCGCGGCGAGAAAATTGGCGGGTCGATGGGCGCCGAAATCGCCAAGTCGATCGAAGAGGCCAGCGTTGAAACCGGCGTGAAATGGCACTTGAAGGCGTCGGTTCTCTCCGTCGATGCCAACGGTGTCAACTTGAGCGACGGCCAGCGTATCGATGCGAAAACCGTGGTCTGGACCACCGGCGTGCGCGCCAGCTCGCTGACCGAACAGATCCCGGCCGAACGCGATCACCTCGGCCGCCTGCACGTGGACAGCCACCTGAAAGTCATTGGTCAGGAGGATATCTATGCCACGGGCGACGTTGCCTACGCCGCTTCCGACGACATTGGCAACTACGCATTGATGACCTGCCAACACGCCATTTCCCTGGGGCGTCACGCCGGCAATAACGTGGCCGCGCACATTCTCGGCGTCGATCCGACACCGTACAGCCAGCCTAAGTACGTAACCTGCCTGGATCTGGGGAGCTGGGGCGCGGTGTACACCGAGGGCTGGGACCGCCAGGTCAAACTGGTCAAACAGGAAGGCAAGAACCTCAAGACGCAGATCAACACAGTGTGGATCTACCCACCGGCTGCTGACCGTGCCGCTGCGCTGGCGGCGGCTGATCCCATGATTCCTGTCGCCTGA
- a CDS encoding RrF2 family transcriptional regulator, which translates to MSLYSAGVEYGIHCLLFLVGNCGDTREASVRELAELQGVPQDYLAKIFTKLAKAKLVVATEGVRGGFKLARPSDEISVLDIVNAIDGQKLIFDCREIRGRCAVFEGSAPAWALTGPCSVHAVMMTAQKRMEDALAQQTILDLARRVGRKAPAEFGAQVDNWINDRREKKSSAQASDDQTIPVTEISG; encoded by the coding sequence ATGTCTCTTTATAGCGCGGGCGTTGAGTACGGCATTCACTGCCTGCTTTTTCTGGTAGGCAATTGCGGCGACACCCGTGAGGCGAGCGTGCGCGAACTGGCGGAGCTTCAAGGCGTGCCGCAAGACTATCTGGCGAAAATTTTCACCAAACTGGCCAAGGCAAAACTGGTGGTGGCCACTGAAGGCGTGCGCGGCGGTTTCAAGCTGGCGCGTCCCTCCGACGAAATCAGCGTGCTCGATATCGTCAATGCCATCGACGGTCAGAAACTCATCTTCGATTGCCGCGAGATTCGCGGGCGTTGCGCCGTGTTCGAAGGTTCCGCACCCGCTTGGGCGCTGACAGGCCCCTGCTCGGTGCATGCGGTCATGATGACTGCGCAAAAACGCATGGAGGATGCCCTCGCCCAGCAGACCATTCTTGATCTCGCCAGGAGAGTGGGACGAAAGGCGCCGGCCGAATTCGGTGCGCAGGTGGACAACTGGATCAACGATCGCCGGGAAAAGAAAAGCAGTGCCCAGGCATCTGACGACCAGACTATCCCGGTCACCGAGATTTCCGGCTAA
- a CDS encoding NUDIX hydrolase — MKVRATVICEQDRYILLVRKPRSRWTLPGGKVEPGETVAAAAMRELWEETGLGVDDLLYLMELDSGGTRHHVYEASVLNSNEARPQNEIFDCMWFPIDAVHNLNTSDATLRIVKAFQRRL; from the coding sequence ATGAAAGTACGCGCCACCGTCATTTGTGAGCAGGACCGCTACATTCTCCTGGTGCGCAAGCCAAGGAGTCGCTGGACGCTGCCCGGCGGAAAAGTCGAGCCCGGTGAAACCGTTGCAGCCGCGGCCATGCGCGAACTGTGGGAAGAAACCGGGTTGGGGGTCGACGATTTGCTCTACCTGATGGAACTGGATTCGGGCGGCACCCGGCACCATGTCTACGAGGCATCGGTGCTGAACTCGAATGAGGCGCGCCCGCAAAATGAAATCTTCGATTGCATGTGGTTTCCGATAGACGCGGTGCACAATCTGAACACAAGCGACGCCACGCTGAGAATCGTCAAAGCGTTTCAGCGGCGCCTGTAA
- a CDS encoding 1,6-dihydroxycyclohexa-2,4-diene-1-carboxylate dehydrogenase, whose amino-acid sequence MNRFHEKVALITGAAQGIGRRVAERMAAEGARLVLVDRSELVFEVQQQLGQHAQVLALTADLEQYAECSRVMQTAVERFGRLDILINNVGGTIWAKPFEHYEAPQIEAEVRRSLFPTLWCCHAALPFMLGQGSGAIVNVSSIATRSINRVPYGAAKGGVNALTACLAFETAGRGVRVNATAPGGTEAPPRVIPRNSAEQSTEEKVWYQQIVDQTLDSSLMKRYGTLDEQAGAILFLASDEASYITGMIMPVGGGDQG is encoded by the coding sequence ATGAACAGATTTCACGAAAAAGTCGCGCTGATCACCGGCGCTGCGCAAGGCATCGGCCGGCGCGTCGCAGAACGGATGGCGGCGGAGGGCGCGCGGTTGGTTCTGGTTGATCGCTCCGAGTTGGTGTTCGAGGTGCAACAACAATTGGGCCAGCATGCCCAGGTGCTCGCGCTGACCGCCGATCTCGAGCAGTACGCCGAATGCAGCCGCGTGATGCAAACCGCCGTCGAGCGTTTCGGGCGCCTCGACATCCTCATCAATAATGTCGGCGGGACGATCTGGGCCAAGCCTTTCGAACATTACGAAGCACCGCAGATAGAGGCCGAGGTTCGTCGCTCGCTGTTCCCGACGCTGTGGTGCTGCCATGCCGCATTGCCGTTCATGCTGGGGCAGGGCAGTGGCGCCATCGTCAACGTGTCGTCCATCGCCACCCGCAGCATCAACCGTGTGCCGTATGGTGCGGCGAAGGGCGGGGTGAATGCGCTGACCGCTTGCCTGGCGTTCGAAACCGCCGGCCGTGGCGTTCGGGTCAATGCCACGGCGCCCGGTGGCACCGAAGCACCGCCGCGGGTGATTCCGCGCAACAGCGCCGAACAAAGTACTGAGGAAAAGGTGTGGTATCAGCAGATCGTCGACCAGACGCTCGACAGCAGTTTGATGAAACGTTACGGCACACTGGATGAACAGGCAGGCGCTATTCTGTTTCTGGCCAGCGACGAAGCGTCCTACATCACCGGCATGATCATGCCGGTGGGTGGTGGCGATCAGGGCTGA
- the benC gene encoding benzoate 1,2-dioxygenase electron transfer component BenC — MTHSIAFNFEDGVTRFIDANVGETVADAAYRQGINIPLDCRDGACGTCKCFAEVGRYDLGEEYIEDALTADEAEQGFVLTCQMRAQSDCVVRVPASSEVCRTQQASYDATISAVRQLSDSTIALSIKGEALSKLAFLPGQYVNLAIPGSEQTRAYSFSSLQRDGEVSFLIRNVPGGLMSSFLTGMAKAGDSMSLAGPLGSFYLRDIRRPLLLLAGGTGLAPFTAMLEKIAEQGSEHPLHLIYGVTNDFDLVEMDRLEAFAARIPNFSFSACVASPDSQHPLKGYVTQHIEPRHLNDGDVDVYLCGPPPMVEAVSQYIRDQGIAPVNFYYEKFAASAA; from the coding sequence ATGACTCATTCCATTGCATTCAATTTCGAAGACGGCGTCACCCGGTTCATCGACGCCAACGTTGGCGAAACCGTGGCCGATGCCGCGTACCGCCAAGGCATCAACATTCCGCTGGATTGCCGCGACGGCGCCTGCGGCACTTGCAAGTGTTTCGCCGAGGTTGGCCGCTACGACCTGGGTGAGGAATACATCGAAGACGCCCTCACGGCGGACGAAGCGGAGCAAGGTTTTGTCCTGACTTGCCAGATGCGCGCCCAGAGCGATTGCGTGGTGCGCGTACCGGCTTCCTCGGAGGTCTGTCGCACGCAACAGGCCAGTTACGACGCGACCATCAGCGCCGTGCGTCAGCTGTCCGACAGCACCATCGCGCTGTCGATCAAAGGTGAGGCACTGAGCAAACTGGCGTTCCTGCCCGGGCAATACGTGAATCTCGCAATTCCCGGCAGCGAGCAGACCCGTGCCTATTCGTTCAGTTCGTTGCAACGTGACGGCGAGGTCAGTTTCCTGATTCGCAACGTGCCCGGCGGCTTGATGAGCAGTTTTCTGACCGGCATGGCCAAGGCCGGCGACAGCATGAGTCTGGCCGGGCCGCTGGGCAGTTTTTATCTGCGTGACATTCGTCGCCCGCTGTTGCTGCTGGCGGGCGGTACCGGCTTGGCGCCGTTCACCGCAATGCTGGAAAAAATCGCCGAGCAGGGCAGTGAGCATCCGCTGCATCTGATCTACGGCGTGACCAACGATTTCGATCTGGTGGAAATGGATCGCCTCGAAGCTTTCGCCGCGCGCATCCCGAACTTCAGCTTCAGCGCCTGCGTGGCCAGTCCCGACAGCCAGCACCCGCTCAAGGGCTACGTGACACAGCACATCGAGCCGAGGCATTTGAACGATGGTGACGTCGACGTCTACCTGTGCGGCCCGCCGCCGATGGTCGAGGCCGTCAGCCAATACATTCGCGATCAAGGCATCGCGCCGGTGAATTTCTACTACGAAAAGTTTGCCGCCAGCGCGGCATGA
- the benB gene encoding benzoate 1,2-dioxygenase small subunit, producing the protein MTITYDSVRDFLYREARYLDERQWDEWLELYAPDATFWMPSWDDNDELTEDPQREISLIWYGNRTGLEDRIFRIKTERSSATVPDTRTSHNISNIELLEQADGLCKVRFNWHTLSFRYKTVDSYFGSSFYTLDVRGENPLIKAKKVILKNDYVRQVIDVYHL; encoded by the coding sequence ATGACTATTACCTACGACAGCGTGCGCGACTTTCTCTACCGCGAAGCGCGTTACCTCGATGAACGGCAATGGGACGAATGGCTGGAGTTGTACGCCCCGGATGCGACCTTCTGGATGCCGTCCTGGGACGACAACGACGAATTGACCGAAGACCCGCAGCGGGAAATCTCGTTGATCTGGTACGGCAATCGCACCGGCCTGGAAGACCGCATCTTCCGCATCAAGACCGAGCGCTCCAGTGCCACCGTGCCGGACACCCGCACCTCGCACAACATCAGCAACATCGAGCTGCTGGAACAGGCGGACGGCCTCTGCAAGGTGCGCTTCAACTGGCACACGCTGAGCTTTCGCTACAAGACCGTCGACAGCTATTTCGGCAGCAGTTTCTACACCCTTGATGTGCGCGGCGAGAACCCGCTGATCAAGGCCAAGAAAGTGATCCTGAAGAACGACTACGTTCGCCAGGTCATCGATGTTTACCACCTGTGA
- the benA gene encoding benzoate 1,2-dioxygenase large subunit, with protein MTLRPEYLHSLLEDDPEQGIYRCKREMFTDPRLFDLEMEHIFEGNWLYLAHESQIPNKNDFYTTTMGRQSIFIARNKDGELNAFLNACSHRGAMLCRHKSGNKSSYTCPFHGWTFNNSGKLLKVKDPSEAGYPASFNCEGSHDLTKVARFESYRGFLFGSLKADVVPLVEHLGESAKIIDMIVDQSADGLEVLRGSSSYIYEGNWKLTAENGADGYHVSSVHWNYAATQNQRKQREAGDSNPTMSAGSWAKQGGGFYSFDKGHMLLWTRWANPEDRPLYERRDELAQDFGKARADWMIENSRNLCLYPNVYLMDQFSSQIRIARPISVNRTEITIYCIAPKGESDHARSSRIRQYEDFFNVSGMATPDDLEEFRSCQTSYQGSVTAWNDMSRGAEHWIEGADEAAKEIDLHPLLSGVRTEDEGLFVLQHKYWQQTMLKALAAEQSKLIAVEAVQ; from the coding sequence ATGACCCTGCGACCCGAATATCTTCACTCCCTGCTCGAGGACGATCCAGAACAAGGAATCTATCGCTGCAAGCGCGAGATGTTCACCGATCCGCGCCTGTTCGATCTCGAGATGGAACACATCTTCGAAGGTAATTGGCTGTATCTGGCGCACGAAAGCCAGATCCCCAATAAAAACGATTTCTACACCACCACCATGGGGCGCCAGTCGATCTTCATCGCGCGCAACAAGGACGGTGAACTCAATGCCTTTCTCAACGCCTGCAGTCACCGTGGCGCGATGCTCTGCCGGCACAAATCCGGCAACAAGAGCTCGTACACCTGCCCATTCCACGGCTGGACCTTCAATAACTCCGGCAAACTGCTGAAGGTCAAAGACCCGTCCGAGGCCGGTTACCCGGCGAGCTTCAATTGCGAAGGCTCCCATGACCTGACCAAAGTCGCCCGTTTCGAATCCTATCGCGGCTTCCTGTTTGGCAGTCTCAAGGCTGATGTCGTGCCGCTGGTCGAGCACTTGGGCGAGTCGGCGAAGATCATCGACATGATCGTCGACCAGTCCGCCGATGGCCTGGAAGTGCTGCGCGGTTCCTCCAGCTACATCTACGAAGGCAACTGGAAACTCACCGCCGAAAACGGCGCCGACGGTTACCACGTCAGCTCGGTGCACTGGAACTACGCCGCCACCCAGAACCAGCGCAAACAGCGCGAGGCCGGCGACAGCAATCCGACCATGAGCGCTGGCAGCTGGGCCAAGCAGGGCGGCGGTTTCTATTCCTTCGACAAGGGCCACATGCTGCTCTGGACCCGTTGGGCCAACCCGGAAGATCGCCCGCTGTATGAGCGCCGCGATGAACTGGCCCAGGATTTCGGCAAGGCCCGCGCCGACTGGATGATCGAGAACTCGCGCAACCTGTGCCTGTACCCGAACGTGTACCTGATGGATCAGTTCAGCTCGCAGATCCGCATCGCCCGGCCGATCTCGGTCAATCGCACGGAAATCACCATTTACTGCATCGCCCCCAAAGGCGAAAGCGACCACGCCCGTTCAAGCCGCATTCGTCAGTACGAAGACTTTTTCAACGTCAGCGGCATGGCCACGCCGGACGATCTGGAGGAGTTCCGCTCCTGCCAGACCAGCTACCAGGGCAGCGTGACCGCCTGGAACGACATGTCCCGTGGTGCCGAGCACTGGATCGAAGGGGCCGACGAAGCGGCGAAAGAAATCGACCTGCATCCACTGCTCAGCGGTGTGCGCACCGAAGACGAAGGCCTGTTCGTGTTGCAGCACAAGTATTGGCAGCAGACCATGCTCAAGGCTCTGGCCGCCGAGCAATCGAAGCTGATTGCCGTGGAGGCCGTGCAATGA
- a CDS encoding Hcp family type VI secretion system effector, whose product MANHGYMTINGKAQGLISAGCSTQDSIGNKYQAAHTDEIMVLSYSHNMTTIGNLNRSTHNPIIITKAVDKSSPLLAQALSNREEINCTISFYRVSPSGLQEKFYTVSINGGVITDLTLEMPHAILQNDAEPQEQVAIRYRDIAWTHHLAKTAGYSSWGEEG is encoded by the coding sequence ATGGCTAATCACGGCTACATGACCATAAACGGAAAAGCTCAGGGATTGATTTCAGCGGGCTGTTCAACCCAGGACTCTATTGGCAACAAGTACCAGGCTGCGCACACGGACGAGATCATGGTGCTGTCCTACAGCCACAACATGACCACTATCGGGAACCTCAACAGATCCACACACAACCCGATCATCATCACCAAAGCCGTCGACAAATCATCGCCACTACTCGCCCAAGCGCTTTCAAACAGAGAGGAAATCAACTGCACGATCAGTTTTTACCGCGTATCGCCCTCTGGCTTGCAGGAAAAGTTCTATACCGTTTCGATCAATGGCGGAGTTATTACCGACCTGACGCTCGAAATGCCTCACGCCATTCTTCAAAACGACGCCGAGCCACAAGAGCAGGTGGCGATTCGTTATCGCGACATCGCGTGGACCCACCATCTGGCTAAAACCGCCGGTTACAGTTCGTGGGGTGAAGAGGGATGA
- a CDS encoding AraC family transcriptional regulator, which produces MMQAQLLSQRSSVFDHADPYAVSGYVNQHVGNHCILMPRAGHPLASLNHRKFASLDLCRISYGGSVRVTSGALETIYHLQVLLRGNCLWRGHGQEHYFAPGELLLINPDDPVDLTYSDDCEKFILKVPTSLLESVCDEQRWRYPAQGVRFLENRYQLNELEGFVGLLAMICQEAEATEQIPKVQEHYAQIIVSKMLSLMQTNVSRISLGSQTATFEVIADYIARNLKQDIDSEELARQARMSLRSLYGLFERNAGTTPKNYIRQKRLERINACLIDPTCNVRNVTEVAMDYGFLHLGRFSDNYRKQFGELPSDTLKRRE; this is translated from the coding sequence ATGATGCAAGCGCAACTGTTGAGTCAGCGCAGCTCCGTATTCGACCATGCCGACCCGTACGCGGTGTCGGGCTACGTCAATCAGCATGTCGGTAATCATTGCATCCTGATGCCCCGCGCCGGGCACCCGCTGGCCAGTCTCAATCACCGCAAGTTCGCCAGTCTCGACCTGTGCCGCATCAGCTACGGCGGCAGCGTTCGCGTCACTTCCGGCGCGCTGGAAACCATCTATCACCTGCAAGTTTTGCTGCGCGGCAATTGCCTGTGGCGTGGTCACGGTCAGGAACATTACTTCGCCCCTGGCGAATTGCTGCTGATCAACCCCGATGATCCGGTAGACCTGACGTACTCCGACGATTGCGAAAAATTCATCCTCAAAGTCCCGACGTCGTTGCTGGAATCGGTCTGCGACGAGCAACGCTGGCGCTATCCGGCGCAGGGCGTGCGGTTCCTGGAGAACCGTTATCAGCTCAATGAGCTGGAAGGTTTTGTCGGCCTGCTGGCGATGATTTGCCAGGAAGCCGAAGCCACCGAGCAGATTCCAAAAGTGCAGGAGCACTACGCGCAGATCATCGTCAGCAAGATGCTCAGCCTGATGCAGACCAATGTCAGCCGTATCAGCCTTGGCTCACAGACGGCGACGTTCGAGGTGATCGCCGACTACATCGCCCGCAACCTCAAGCAGGACATCGATAGCGAAGAACTGGCGCGACAGGCGCGGATGAGCCTGCGTTCGCTGTACGGGTTGTTCGAACGCAACGCCGGCACCACGCCGAAAAATTACATTCGGCAGAAACGCCTGGAACGTATCAATGCATGCCTGATCGACCCGACCTGCAATGTGCGAAACGTCACTGAGGTGGCGATGGATTATGGGTTTCTGCATTTGGGGCGGTTTTCGGATAACTATCGCAAGCAGTTTGGGGAGTTGCCTTCGGATACGTTGAAGCGGCGGGAGTGA
- the catA gene encoding catechol 1,2-dioxygenase has translation MNVKISHTASAQKFLEEASGLLNDAGNPRVKALIYRILRDSVNIIEDLAVTPEEFWKAINYLNVLGARQEAGLVVAGLGLEHYLDLLMDAEDEQAGKAGGTPRTIEGPLYVAGAPLSQGEARLDDGVDPGVTLFMQGRVFNTAGEPLAGAVVDVWHANTGGTYSYFDTTQSEFNLRRRIVTDAEGRYRFRSIVPSGYGCPPDGPTQQLLDQLGRHGQRPAHVHFFISAPDHRHLTTQINLDGDQYLHDDFAYATRDELIAKITFSDDQARAAAYGVSGRFAEIEFDFTLQSSAQPEEQQRHERVRALED, from the coding sequence ATGAACGTCAAGATTTCCCACACTGCCAGCGCCCAGAAATTTCTCGAAGAGGCCAGCGGCCTGCTCAATGACGCCGGCAACCCGCGGGTCAAGGCACTGATCTACCGCATCCTGCGTGACTCGGTGAACATCATCGAAGATCTCGCCGTGACCCCGGAAGAATTCTGGAAAGCCATCAACTACCTCAACGTACTGGGTGCGCGTCAGGAAGCCGGGCTGGTGGTGGCCGGGCTCGGTCTGGAACATTACCTGGACCTGCTGATGGACGCCGAAGACGAGCAGGCCGGCAAGGCGGGTGGCACGCCGCGGACCATCGAAGGGCCGCTGTACGTGGCCGGTGCACCGTTGTCCCAGGGCGAAGCGCGTCTGGATGATGGCGTCGATCCGGGTGTGACGCTGTTCATGCAGGGCCGAGTGTTCAATACCGCTGGCGAACCGTTGGCCGGCGCCGTGGTGGATGTCTGGCACGCCAACACGGGCGGCACTTACTCGTACTTCGATACCACGCAATCGGAATTCAACCTGCGTCGCCGTATCGTCACCGATGCCGAAGGCCGTTACCGTTTCCGCAGCATCGTGCCGTCGGGCTACGGTTGCCCACCGGACGGTCCGACCCAGCAACTGCTCGATCAACTGGGCCGTCACGGCCAGCGTCCGGCGCACGTGCACTTCTTCATCTCGGCACCGGATCATCGTCACCTGACCACCCAGATCAACCTCGATGGCGATCAATACCTGCACGACGATTTCGCCTACGCCACCCGTGACGAGCTGATCGCGAAGATCACCTTCAGCGATGATCAGGCACGTGCGGCGGCCTACGGCGTGAGCGGGCGCTTTGCCGAAATCGAATTCGATTTCACCTTGCAGTCGTCTGCCCAGCCTGAAGAGCAGCAACGTCACGAGCGGGTTCGCGCACTCGAGGACTGA
- the catC gene encoding muconolactone Delta-isomerase, with product MLFHVKMTVNLPVDMNPEAAARLKADEKALAQRLQEQGKWRHLWRIAGLYANYSVFDVDSVQELHDLLMQLPLYPYMAIEVTAMCRHPSSIREDDR from the coding sequence ATGCTGTTCCACGTAAAAATGACCGTGAACCTGCCGGTCGACATGAATCCTGAAGCAGCCGCCCGATTGAAGGCTGACGAAAAAGCGCTCGCCCAGCGCCTGCAAGAACAAGGCAAGTGGCGTCACCTGTGGCGCATCGCCGGGCTTTACGCCAATTACAGCGTGTTTGATGTCGACAGCGTTCAAGAGCTCCACGACCTGCTGATGCAATTGCCGCTGTATCCGTACATGGCGATCGAAGTCACCGCGATGTGCCGGCATCCTTCTTCCATCCGCGAGGATGACCGCTGA